The nucleotide sequence CGAGAGCCGTAAGTATCGGCTTTACGATCCATTTGCCGTCGGAATTTTTGACGTTTGGGTAGCATTATACCAGGCATAGTTAAATTTTAGGCTCCTTATAAATCCAGACTTTAATTCCCACTGTTCCAAAATATTTAAGGTTAGCCGTCGCTCCGGAGTAATCAATTGGCGCACGCAGTGTTTGCAAGGGCACTTTACCTTTGAATAAGCTCATTTGACGAGCAATTTTGGCGCCACCAATCCGACCTTTAGCCACAATTTTAATTCCTTGCGCGCCATGATCCATGGCCCGTTCTGCGGCCATATTTATGACGCGTTTAGTGGTCATTCGTCGCTCCAGTTGCCGGGCAATATCGGAAGCAACAATAGCGGCCGTGGATTCAGGATTTTTAACCTCTTCCACGGTTAAGGAGATTTTTGATTTGCTAATAGCCTCTAAATCTTTTTTAATTAAGTCGGCCCCGCTACCACTCCGGCCAATTACCACTCCGGGCCGAGAGACTCGAACAGTGGCCTTAGCAATCCCCACACTGCGCTCGATCTCAACACCCGCCAGACCGGCGTTAATTAATTTTTCGGCTAAATATTTGCGTATTTTTTGGTCTTCTAAAAGATTAGCAATAAAATCACGGCCTGGAACACCAAACCAACGAGCACTCCAGCTTTTATTAACACCCACTCGAAAGCCAATAGGATTAACTTTTTGACCCATTATTTAGCCTCCTTTTTGGTTGTTGAAACCTCGGTGACGGACACAGTGATATGAGAAGTTGGCTTGTGAATGGTATTCATTCGACCGCGCGAAGCGGCTTTGGCTCGTTTCATCGGAGTCCCTTGATCAACCAAAACTTTAGCAATTTTAAGATTTTCCAATTTAACGCCACTATCTTTTGCCGAAGCGACGGCGCTATTTAGAGTCTTAAGGAGAAGGAAAGCGCCCTTGCGAGGGCTAAAAGTCAGAATCCGTTTGGCTTCAATAACACTTTTACCAAGCATTAAATCCGCCATTAAGCGAACTTTCTTTTGCCCTGTACGACGATCATTTAATTTTGAGGTAAAAGTGGCATTCATAATTATCATTTCTTAGCCGGTGTTTTAGGAGCGGCCGTAACTGGTGCCCCGGCGGTAGTTGGCTTTTCTACACCCTTTTTACTGTGACCTCTAAAAGTTCGGGTTAATGAGAATTCACCTAATTTATGGCCCACCATCGCTTCTGTAACGAAGACCGGAACGTGAGTTCGACCATTGTGAACCCCAAAAGTAAGGCTTACCATTTCCGGAGAAATAGAAGAACGACGGCTCCAAGTTTTAATAACCGCCTTATTACCTTCGTTTTTAGCTTTTATAACTTTGGCCTGTAACTTCTCATCGACGTACGGGCCTTTGGCTGCAGATCTTGACATAATTAATCAATTCTCCGATCTTTAATAATAAAACGGCTGGTTTGCTTACGAACTCGAGTTTTCTTGCCTAAAGCCGGCTTACCCCACGGCGTTTTCGGACCAGGCATTCCAATACCACTGCGGCCCTCACCACCACCATGCGGGTGAGAATTAGGATGCTGAGCGACACCGCGGACTGTTGGGCGAATGCCTAAATGGCGACTGCGACCGGCTTTACCTAAAGTCCGATTCTTGTGATCGGCATTGCCAACTGTTCCAATCGTGGCGCTGCACTTTCCATTAACCTGGCGAACCTCACCACTCGGTAATTTAATGTTAACCATACCATTATCGGCTGACATTAAAATTGCGGAGGTGCCTGCCCCCCGCACCATAATGCCGCCTTTTCCCGGCACTAACTCAATATTATGAATCAAGGTACCTAAGGGAATATTTAATAAAGGTAGGAAGTTACCAACGGTGGCCGGAGCCGTGGGACCGTTTTGAACAAACGAGTCAACTTTTAACCCCTGCGGGGCTATAATATAACGTTTTTCGCCGTCTTTGTAAACAACTAAAGCAATATTTGCGCTGCGGCCGGGATCGTATTCGATCGTAGCCACTCGGGCAGGCACTTCTAGCTTTTCGCGTTTAAAATCAACCATTCGCAACATCTTCTTGGCGCCTCGTTCTTTGTGACGAGTGCTAACGCGGCCACCAGACCGACCAGGCACTCCGGTATATGGCATTAACAGTGATTTTTCGCCGCCTTTTTTGACGGTAATTTCATCATCTACGGCTTTAACGTAGAAGCGACGGGATGAAGTGGTGGGTTTACTGTATTTAAGTGACATATATTAACTACTCTTCTTATTAATAAAATCCAATTTCTGGCCGGTTTTTAAAGTCACAATCGCTTTTTTTAAAGCCTGAGTCTTATATTGAACTCGAGATTTTTGAATGGAACGTTTAATTTTTCGAGAAATTATCAAAGTTTGAATCGAAACCACGTCAACATCTAAAATCTTTTTTAAAGATTCTCTAATTTCATTTTTAGTAGCTAATTTATTTACTAAAAAAGTATATTGTGGTGAGCTTGTCGAACCAGCAGCGACAGTTTTTTCGGAAATTAAAGGTTTTATAATTACTTTAGTTAAATTCATATTAATTTAAAAACTTCTTGGCGGCAGCCGTACTTAAGATAATCCAAGGTGACGAGATAATATCATAAGCATTAAAAGATTCTAGGGCTTTCATATTAATATCGGCTAAATTACGAGAACTCTTAGCTAATGTATCTTCTGTTTTCGCCGAAATAACCAGGGTAAAAGGTGATTTGGCAACGATTTTACCAAAAGTGGTTGATATTTTACGGCTACCAATTTTAGCCGGGAGGCCGGCGATTACCGCTACTTTACTCGAGTTAATCTTATCACTTAGAGCCATCTTAAAGGCTGCGGTTCGCATTTTATCAGGAATTGTGGCATTGTAATCGTGAGCGACCGGCCCGTGAGCTACCCCACCATGACGCCAAATAGGCGATCTGGTTGATCCGGCCCGCGCCCGCCCGGTGTGCTTTTGTTTCCACGGTTTCTTGCCACCACCGGAAACGTCACCGCGGGTTTTAGCGTTGGCATTTCCCTGACGCTGATTAGTTTGATAAACCCGAATTACTTGCGACAATAAATCCTGGTTTACCACTTCCGGTAAAGCAACGCTGACAGTATAATCAGCCATTTTTTCGCCGTCGATATTAAATTGAGGTACTGTAAGTATGTTTCCCATAATTAGTTCTTCCCAATCTCCAAGATTACAGGGCCGTTATAAGCCCCCGGCACCGGACAAGCCACCAATAAAGTTTTGGCGATTTTATCTTTCTTTAGAATTTCAATGCCGGTTAAAGTTACCCTATCGTTACCCATTCGGCCGGCACGGCGTTTACCTTTGTAAACGCGACCGGGAGTAGTGGTTTGGCCACTGCTGCCGGGATGGCGTTCGCGATCGCTCTGACCGTGTGTCGCCGGCCCACCGTTAAAATGATAGCGTTTAACAACTCCGGCAAAGCCCTTACCTTTAGAAATACCGCTTAAACGAGTAATTTCTGTAACCTCATCTAAAATATCCGGAAAATCAGCTAACTTAACGTAAGTGCCGATCCGAACTTTTCCGGTATCCTCAAAAATTTGAGTCATATTAAGTTTTGTGCCGGTTAAAATCAAGATCGCCATATTTTAAAATTTAATCCGCCATTTGGCGGACTTAAATCTCCTAAGACGCGCTATTAAGTATCAAGTATAAAGTCTAATTATTAATAATCCCGTTAATTTAGACCTTATACTTAATATTAATATCATCTAGTTGATTAAAGTCACATCTTCAGTTCAATCCCCACCCCGGCCGGGAGATTCAAATGAGATAACTGATCGATTGTTTGAGCAGTCGGTTCTAAAATATCAATAAGTCTGCGGTGCGTTCTAATTTCAAAATGGTCACCGCTTCTTTTGTCGATGTGTGGGCCTTTAATAACGGTAAAGTGTTCCCGATCGGTTGGTAGAGGCACGGGACCAACTACTTTAGCGCCGGTCCGAATCGCCGTATCTACAATCTTTTCCGCACTCTGATCAATGATGCGGTTATCATAAGAACTTAATTTTACTCGAATCCGTCCTTTTGTGGCCATAGTCTTTAGTACCAAATCCTCCCGATTATCGGGAGGACAGGTCGATCTAATTCTTTAAATTAACTAATAATCTTAGTAACTACACCGGAACCGACAGTCTTGCTACCTTCACGAATGGCAAAACGGAGACCATCTTCAACAGCGACCGGAGTAATTAACTTCACGTGCATCTTAGCATTATCACCAGGCATTACCATTTCAACTCCGATTGGTAATGTAATTTCTCCGGTAACATCTGTCGTTCTCATGTAAAACTGAGGACGGTAACCCGAGAAAAACGGTGAATGACGGCCACCCTCATCCTTGGTAAGAATATAAACCTCAGAATCAAATTCTGAAGCCGGTTTAATGGATCCGGGTTTAGCCAGAACTTGGCCGCGTTCGATACCTTCGCGCTCCACTCCCCGCAGAAGAATTCCAACGTTATCGCCAGCTTGGGCTTCCTGCATTGATTTGTGGAACATTTCAATTCCGGTAATGACGGTCTTAACGGTGGGACGAATACCCACGATTTCGGCATCATCGTTAAGATCAATCTTGCCTCGCTCAATACGACCGGTAGCCACAGTACCCCGACCGGCAATCGAGAAGATATCTTCGACCGGCATTAAGAACGGTTTTTCTAAATCCCTGGTCGGCGTTGGAATATAGCTATCGACGGCATCTAATAGCTCGGCAATGGCTTTTTGAGCCTCGAGATCTCCCTCCAAAGCCTTTAAAGCGCTACCACGGATGATTGGAGTATTAGCACCATCATAGCCCTGCTTAGTTAACAGTTCCCTAACTTCCATTTCGACCAAGTCTAAAAGTTCAGCGTCCTTGACCATGTCGGTCTTGTTCATAAAAACAACCATGGAAGGAACGTTTACCTGACGCGCGAGCAGTATATGCTCTTTGGTTTGTAACATTGGACCATCGGGTGCTGAGACAACGAGAATTGCTCCATCCATTTGAGCGGCCCCGATAATCATGTTTTTAATGAAATCGGCGTGTCCTGGACAGTCAACGTGGGCGTAATGCCGCTTGTCGGTTTCGTATTCCACGTGAGCGATGTTAATAGTAATACCGCGAGCTTTTTCCTCGGGAGCGCTATCAATTTTATCGTAGGCTTTAAACTCAGCCTGACCTTTACCGGACAGGTATTTGGTAATAGCGGCGGTAAGAGTCGTCTTACCGTGATCAACGTGACCGATGGTGCCTACATTTACGTGAGGCTTATTCCGAACGAATTCGGGCATAACTTTCCTTTCGATCGTTTGGAAATTTTAAGGCGCGTCAAAGCCTAAAATCTACAGTCGATCTATCTTAGAGATTTAAAAAAAGCGGCGTAAAATCCAATATTATTCGGTCAAAATTCTTGATCGAACACTACTGATTTTTAACTAAGCGACGTGATAGGCCGCTCCATTCTACCTCTTCTCAACAGTCAATGCAATACTATCCGGAACTTCGGCGTAATGACTAGGCTCCAAAGTAAAAGAGGCTCGACCTTGAGTCATGCTCCGCAGCTCAGTAGCATAACCAAACATGGAGGACATTGGCACTTTAGCTTGAATGGCCTTGGCATTACCACGAGCTTCGGTGCCTTCGATTTGACCGCGACGCGAGGAAATATCACCAATAACGTCTCCCAGAAATTCTTCCGGAGTCACCACGTCTAAATTCATAATTGGTTCCAAGAGGACCGGATTGGCTTTTTTACAGCCATCACGAAAAGCTTCGATAGCGGCAATTTTGAAAGCCATTTCGGAAGAGTCGACTTCGTGAAAAGACCCATCATATAGAGCAACGCCGACATCGACGATCGGGTAACCGGCCATAACTCCGCGATCAAGAGCTTCTTTAACTCCTTTTTGCACCGCCGGAATAAATTCTCTGGGAATGGAGCCGCCCACCACTTCATCTTTAAATTCAAAGCCTTCGCCGCGAGCCCGAGGGTATAAACGAATCCAGACGTGACCATATTGACCGTGGCCCCCGGATTGCCGAATATACTTACCTTCTTGTTCGGCCTCGGCTCTAATAGTTTCTCGATAGGCCACCATTGGCTTCCCAACACTAGCGTCCACTTTAAATTCACGCTTCATGCGATCCACTAAAATTTCTAAATGAAGTTCGCCCATTCCGGAAATAAGGGTTTGACCAGTTTCGGAGTCGGTGCGAATCTTAAACGTTGGGTCTTCTTCTGCCAGATGATGCAGGGCCATACCCATTTTTTCCTGATCGGCTTTGGTTTTGGGCTCAATGGCCACGGAGATGACCGGATCCGGAAATTTAATAGTGTCTAGCACCATGGGATTTTTAGGATCACACAGCGTCTCACCGGTAAAAGTATTTTTTAACCCCACGGCCGCTCCAATTTCTCCGGCTCCGAGTTCCTTAATTTCTTCACGATGATTGGCATGCATTAATAAAAGACGAGACAACCGTTCGTCCTCATTTTTATTACTATTATAAATGTAAGATCCAGCTTGAACCTTACCACTATAGATTCTAAAATAGGTTAAACGACCGACAAAAGGATCAGTTTGAATCTTAAAGGCTAAGGCCATAAAAGGGCCATTTTCATCGGCAATTAGAGGAACGGTAGTCCCATCTTCTTTTGTGGCAATAACGGCCGGACGGTCGAGCGGTGACGGTAAATAGTCAAGAACCGCGTCCAACATTAATTGGACCCCTTTATTTTTAAGAGCGCTACCACAAAGCACCGGCTTTAAAACCGAGCTAATGGTAGCTTTTCGCAGGGCCACTTTGAGTTCCGGAATGGTAATTTCAGTACCGGCAAAAAACTTGTTAAGTAGTGTGTCGTCAGTTTCAGCAATGGCTTCGACCAGTTGAGCCCGATATTCTTTGGCTTCGGCTGCAAATTCTTCGGGAATTTCGGCTTCAATGATAGTTTCCCCTAAATCACCCTCAAAGGTGATCGCTTTCATTTTTATTAAATCAATAATGCCCCGAAAGTTATCCTCCAGGCCCATTGGAATTTGAAGAACCGCCACTTTAGCTCCCAGACGATCAACAATACTGGCGACATCGAATTTAAAATTAGCCCCCATCCGATCCAATTTATTGATAAAACAAAGTCGAGGTACATTAAAGCCATCGGCTTGACGCCAGACCGTTTCGCTTTGCGGTTCGACACCGGAAACGCCATCGAAGAGGACAACGCCGCCATCAAGAACGCGTAAAGAACGTTGCACTTCAGCGGTGAAATCGACGTGGCCAGGGGTATCAATGATGTTGATGCGATAATCTTTCCAAAAACAAGTGGTAGCGGCGGAGGTGATAGTGATGCCCCGTTCGCGCTCCTGATCCATCCAATCCATCTGAGTATCGCCATAGTGTACTTCGCCGATTTTGTGAGTTTTACCGGTGTAATAAAGAACTCGCTCAGTAGTCGTGGTTTTACCGGCATCAATATGAGCGATAATGCCGATGTTGCGAACGTGATCAAGTGGGTATTCTTTTGTGTTTTGATTTATCTCGGCCATATGTCAGTACGGGGAGTTATAGCAAAAGAGACTAGTGGCTGTCAATGGTTGGGGTGTAAAAATTGTGTTTAAACTTTGTAAGTGCTATATTTCCGCCATTCGATGCGAAATCGAAAAACAAAGGAAGATAACGAAGGAGATTAGAAAATGTCAGCGATAGTAGTTAACGTGGGAGATCTGTTTTATTTAACAAAAACCTCTCACAAACATCTGGATGGCAGTTATACTCCCGGCATATTGGTACAACTAGGAATAATGTGGTTCCAGCAAAAAAACAGCAGTAAATCGCAGGAAGTAAAAAGAGCTGTTGATTATATTAAACCTGGGATCGTTGAGGTAGCTAGGTATGAGATCCATTCGGCAGCGGCGGCTCGTAAACTCAACTGCACGCTTGATCAATTTGTGAAAGCCTGGCCTAGTGTCATTAACCGAATAACTGAAATCGAGTTACCAGGAGTAACTATGACGCTAAGATGCAACCCTAAATACCCACATGCCTCTTTTAGTTTTGGATTTCTGGGATTCATGGCTCAATTAGGGTTGAATGAATTGAGAGAATTGTCACAGCAACTCATTGAAACTTTCAATCTTGATCCAAACGAGACGTGTCTGTAAAAAACTAAGTAGGGTTTCGTAGCAAGCCTGTTTGAATAAACACCAAACAGGCTTCTTTATTTTAGAATTTAAAGTGGGCGAAGGCTTTGTTGGCTTCAGCCATCCGGTGGACGTCATCGCGCTTTTTAATGGCAGCACCAGTGTTGTTTAAAGCATCTTTAATTTCTAAGAAAAACTTTTCCTCAAACGGTTTACCTTTACGGGCCCGAGCGGCAGTGACCATCCAACGCAGAGCTAAAGCCTCACTGCGCTCATGCTTTAATGGCATAGGCACTTGATAATTAGCTCCACCAACCCGCCGGCTACGCACTTCCATTTTTGGCATCACTAATTTAACAGCCTGCTCAAATTGCGTGGCCGCTTCCTTTGTGTCTGGCGACAAACGAGCAAGTGCCGCGTAGATTAAGCGTTTGGCAGTGGCTTTTTCCCCACCCCGCATCACGAGTGACAGTAAACGAGTCACTACCCGCGATTTATAAACGGAGTCGAGTTCTTTAGGTTTTTTGTTAATAATTCCTGAACGTGACATAATATTATTTAACCTTCGGCCGTTTGGTGCCGTAATTACTGCGTTCTCGCTTTCGGCCTTCCACTCCCGCTAAATCGTAATGCCCTCGAATAATAGTAAAGCGCACTCCCGGTAGATCTTTGACGCGGCCACCGCGCACCAGGACCACTGAGTGTTCCTGCAGATTATGGCCTTCCCCAGGGATATAAGCGGTAACTTCTTTATTGTTAGAGAGACGTACCCTGGCCACTTTTCGTAAAGCCGAATTTGGCTTTTTAGGGGTCATGGTTTTAACAGCCAAACACACCCCTCTTTTGAACGGGGCCGGAGCCACTTTTAAATGGCGGGTCCGGGAGTTATAGACCTCTTTTAAGGCCTTAACTTTGGAGCGTTTTTTAATGGTAACTCGGCCCTTGCGGACCAATTGGTTAATTGTTGGCATATTTCTTTTTTAAATTGGCCGTTTGCTCGGTCGGGATTAGACGCCCAATGATAACGTTCTCCTTAAGACCTAGGAGCCTGTCGACTTTACCAGAGGACGCGGCTTCTGTCAAAACAGTGGTCGTGGTCATGAAGGACGCCGCTGATAAGAAACTAGCGGTTTCTAAAGCCGACTTGGTAATCCCCAGGATTATGATACGACCCACAGCCGGTTCCCCACCGGAAGCGAGGACTCGATTATTGGTGGCTTCGAAGTCGGAGCGATTGGTAATTTCATCGATCAAAAGATCGGTATCACCAATAGTTTCGATTTGGACTTTATTAAACATCTGTCTGGCAATTACTTCTACATGCTTGTCATTAAGGAGTACCCCTTGAGAAGCGTAGACTCGTTGAATTTCATTAATAATGTAAGTCTCTGTTTGGGCCACCCCCACGACAGAAAGCAATTCCCGTAAATCTAAATGACCGGCTGTTAATGGCGTGCCTGGTAGAACCTGGACCCCAGCCTTAACTATGATCTCCGTCGTCTGGGCCACACTGTAGGTGACGTCAAGCTCTTTTTTATCAACCGGATGAACGATTATTTGACGAACTTCGCCATCCTCAACCAGTTCCACATTACCGGCAATCTCGCTCATTACGGCTAATTGTTTAGGAATTCGGGCCTCAAAGACCTCATCAATCCGCGGAATGCCTTGAGTAATATCCTTAACTCCGACTAGTCCTCCGGTATGGAAGGTTCTTAAAGTGAGCTGGGTACCCGGTTCGCCAATAGCTTGAGCGGCAATCACCCCGACAGCAGAGCCTTCGTGAACTAAATTACCGGTTAACAAATCAGTGCCGTAACATTTCGTGCAAACACCAAAATGAGTCTTGCAAGTTAGCGGTGACCGAACGATCACGGAATCGATTTTGGAAGCCGAAATTATCTCCGCTAAATCAACGGTCACTAACGTATTAGCCCGAGCCAGCACCTTGTGGCCCTCGGTAACGTCATTTAATAAATAACGACCCACCAGTCGATCCCCAAAAGAGGCGATAAAAGTTTCATCGTCGCGATTGACGGCGCGGCCATCGGTAGTTCCACAATCGTCTTCGCGAATAATCGCGTCCTGAGCCACATCCACTAAACGACGAGTTAAGTAACCGGCATCAGCGGTTAATAAAGCCTTATCGGTAAGCACTTTACGAGTCCCTCGGGATGAGGAGAAGTATTCGGTGGTCGATAAACCTTCGACGTAGTTAGATAGGACCGGCATTTCTACGATTTCCCCGGTTGGCGTGGTCACTAAACCAAGCATGCCGGAAATTTGCTTTAATTGTGACTTAGTACCCTTAACGCCACCGCTGCCAATCATAGTTTTAGCGACAGAATCAGCTGGTAGATTATCCCAAGCCAGTTTTTCAATATCATTCGAAACCGACTTCCAAATTTCGATCGCCAAACGAGTCTTTTCCGATGGAGTAATTAAACCGCGGTGATAGTTGCGATCAATTTCAGAAACTTTTTCAATCGCTGCGTTTAGTAACACCGTTTTCCCGGCCGGAATACTAAAGTCCGAGATAGCCAAGGAATACCCTGAAATAGTGCAGTATTTAAAGCCTAAACTCTTAAAAACATCGATAACGGCCACTGTCTCTTCTCGACCCAATTTAGCCAAAACTTCTTGAACTAAATTATCCGAGTTCTTACGATCAAAAGTTTGATTTCTAAATCCTAAAGACACCGGTAAGTTTTGATTAAAAATAATCCGACCGACCGTGGACTCAATAGTTTCGCCATTGATGCGCAGGTTTACTCGTTGACGAAGAGCGATGACACCACAAGCTTCGGCACTTAGAGCTTCCGTCGGTGTTAGAACGGATTTGTAGACAGGAAGCAATGTATCGGTGCTAGTTAAGTAATAAATTCCAAAAATCATTTCTCGGCCCGGGCCGTGCATAATTTCACCGGAACTAGGGCGTAGAATATTCAAAGGAGCAAGCATTATATCTTTGGTTTCGGCGATGGCGGCATCGGAAAGAGGCACGTGAACGGCCATTTGATCACCATCAAAGTCGGCATTAAAGCCCGGGCAAACGCAAGGATGCAATTGAATGGCGTTACCGGAAACTAATTTCGGATAAAAAGCTTGAATACCCAGACGCCATAAAGTAGGAGCGCGGTTAAGCATTACCGGATAATTAATGGTAATTTCTTCCAAAATATCCCATACGGCGGCGTCTCTGGTTTCCAAAAACATCTTGGCGCTTTTAATATTTGGAGCCAGTCCTCGCAATAATATTTCACGTAGCACGAACGGTTTAAAAAGCTCCAAAGCCATCTCTTTGGGAAGTCCGCACTCGTTGAATTTTAATTCTGGACCGACAACAATGACTGAGCGACCGGAATAATCGACCCGCTTGCCTAGAAGATTAAGGCGAAACCTGCCCTGCTTGCCTTTTAACATATCTGATAGCGAACGCTCTTCCTTGTTGCCCTTACGAGGGGCGCTACGACGTTGTTGACGAGGTGAGTCAAGCAAAGAATCGACTGCTTCTTGTAGCATTCGCTTTTCGTTACGAACGATAATTTCCGGGGCCCCTAAATCTAAAAGTCTTTTTAGACGATTGTTGCGGTTAATAACGCGACGATACAAATCATTTAAGTCAGACGTAGCAAAGCGACCGCCTTCAAGCTGCACCATAGGCCGCAAATCAGGCGGAATCACCGGGAGCATGCTCATAATCATCCACGTAGGATTGATCTTTGCGCGGCGCATTCCTTCAACCACCCGTAAGCGCTTAGTTAAGCGGACCAGTCGCTGCCCGTTGGCCTTTTCAATTTTAGAGCGTAAATCACGAGCAATTTCGGTAAGATCAAGCTTTTCAAGAACCCCAAGAATGGCCTCGGCTCCGGTTTTGATGACCGCGAACTGATCGGCAAAATCGGCTAATCTGGCATACTCACTATCACTTAAGGTCGCTAAATAAGTTAAATCCTCTAAACTACCTTCGAGTTTTTTAAACTCAATTTTCTTCCTTTGACGCCAGTGTTTCTCGTAAGTTAGCCGCTTGCTTCTTGGCCTTGAGATTTAATTCACTAGCAACGAGCTCTTTTTGAGCTTTGTCTTTAATTTCAATCTTTTTGGCTTCGCTTTCGGCGATCGCTAGAATTTCTTCGGATTGCTTTTCGACTTCTTTACGCAGTTCATCTTTTTTCTTCAGCAGTTCTTTCTCTAAATTAGAGATTACTTGAGCCTTTTTATCGCCATCGACTTCCACGACTAGAAATGAAGAGAAATAAACGACAGATTCTAAACTGCGTGGCGAAACCTCAAGCAAGGTGGCCATTTTAGAAGGAATATTTCGGA is from candidate division WWE3 bacterium and encodes:
- the rpsC gene encoding 30S ribosomal protein S3; translated protein: MGQKVNPIGFRVGVNKSWSARWFGVPGRDFIANLLEDQKIRKYLAEKLINAGLAGVEIERSVGIAKATVRVSRPGVVIGRSGSGADLIKKDLEAISKSKISLTVEEVKNPESTAAIVASDIARQLERRMTTKRVINMAAERAMDHGAQGIKIVAKGRIGGAKIARQMSLFKGKVPLQTLRAPIDYSGATANLKYFGTVGIKVWIYKEPKI
- the rplV gene encoding 50S ribosomal protein L22, which encodes MNATFTSKLNDRRTGQKKVRLMADLMLGKSVIEAKRILTFSPRKGAFLLLKTLNSAVASAKDSGVKLENLKIAKVLVDQGTPMKRAKAASRGRMNTIHKPTSHITVSVTEVSTTKKEAK
- the rpsS gene encoding 30S ribosomal protein S19, whose amino-acid sequence is MSRSAAKGPYVDEKLQAKVIKAKNEGNKAVIKTWSRRSSISPEMVSLTFGVHNGRTHVPVFVTEAMVGHKLGEFSLTRTFRGHSKKGVEKPTTAGAPVTAAPKTPAKK
- the rplB gene encoding 50S ribosomal protein L2; protein product: MSLKYSKPTTSSRRFYVKAVDDEITVKKGGEKSLLMPYTGVPGRSGGRVSTRHKERGAKKMLRMVDFKREKLEVPARVATIEYDPGRSANIALVVYKDGEKRYIIAPQGLKVDSFVQNGPTAPATVGNFLPLLNIPLGTLIHNIELVPGKGGIMVRGAGTSAILMSADNGMVNIKLPSGEVRQVNGKCSATIGTVGNADHKNRTLGKAGRSRHLGIRPTVRGVAQHPNSHPHGGGEGRSGIGMPGPKTPWGKPALGKKTRVRKQTSRFIIKDRRID
- the rplW gene encoding 50S ribosomal protein L23 — its product is MNLTKVIIKPLISEKTVAAGSTSSPQYTFLVNKLATKNEIRESLKKILDVDVVSIQTLIISRKIKRSIQKSRVQYKTQALKKAIVTLKTGQKLDFINKKSS
- the rplD gene encoding 50S ribosomal protein L4, whose product is MGNILTVPQFNIDGEKMADYTVSVALPEVVNQDLLSQVIRVYQTNQRQGNANAKTRGDVSGGGKKPWKQKHTGRARAGSTRSPIWRHGGVAHGPVAHDYNATIPDKMRTAAFKMALSDKINSSKVAVIAGLPAKIGSRKISTTFGKIVAKSPFTLVISAKTEDTLAKSSRNLADINMKALESFNAYDIISSPWIILSTAAAKKFLN
- the rpsJ gene encoding 30S ribosomal protein S10; amino-acid sequence: MATKGRIRVKLSSYDNRIIDQSAEKIVDTAIRTGAKVVGPVPLPTDREHFTVIKGPHIDKRSGDHFEIRTHRRLIDILEPTAQTIDQLSHLNLPAGVGIELKM
- the tuf gene encoding elongation factor Tu, with product MPEFVRNKPHVNVGTIGHVDHGKTTLTAAITKYLSGKGQAEFKAYDKIDSAPEEKARGITINIAHVEYETDKRHYAHVDCPGHADFIKNMIIGAAQMDGAILVVSAPDGPMLQTKEHILLARQVNVPSMVVFMNKTDMVKDAELLDLVEMEVRELLTKQGYDGANTPIIRGSALKALEGDLEAQKAIAELLDAVDSYIPTPTRDLEKPFLMPVEDIFSIAGRGTVATGRIERGKIDLNDDAEIVGIRPTVKTVITGIEMFHKSMQEAQAGDNVGILLRGVEREGIERGQVLAKPGSIKPASEFDSEVYILTKDEGGRHSPFFSGYRPQFYMRTTDVTGEITLPIGVEMVMPGDNAKMHVKLITPVAVEDGLRFAIREGSKTVGSGVVTKIIS
- the fusA gene encoding elongation factor G encodes the protein MAEINQNTKEYPLDHVRNIGIIAHIDAGKTTTTERVLYYTGKTHKIGEVHYGDTQMDWMDQERERGITITSAATTCFWKDYRINIIDTPGHVDFTAEVQRSLRVLDGGVVLFDGVSGVEPQSETVWRQADGFNVPRLCFINKLDRMGANFKFDVASIVDRLGAKVAVLQIPMGLEDNFRGIIDLIKMKAITFEGDLGETIIEAEIPEEFAAEAKEYRAQLVEAIAETDDTLLNKFFAGTEITIPELKVALRKATISSVLKPVLCGSALKNKGVQLMLDAVLDYLPSPLDRPAVIATKEDGTTVPLIADENGPFMALAFKIQTDPFVGRLTYFRIYSGKVQAGSYIYNSNKNEDERLSRLLLMHANHREEIKELGAGEIGAAVGLKNTFTGETLCDPKNPMVLDTIKFPDPVISVAIEPKTKADQEKMGMALHHLAEEDPTFKIRTDSETGQTLISGMGELHLEILVDRMKREFKVDASVGKPMVAYRETIRAEAEQEGKYIRQSGGHGQYGHVWIRLYPRARGEGFEFKDEVVGGSIPREFIPAVQKGVKEALDRGVMAGYPIVDVGVALYDGSFHEVDSSEMAFKIAAIEAFRDGCKKANPVLLEPIMNLDVVTPEEFLGDVIGDISSRRGQIEGTEARGNAKAIQAKVPMSSMFGYATELRSMTQGRASFTLEPSHYAEVPDSIALTVEKR
- the rpsG gene encoding 30S ribosomal protein S7, translating into MSRSGIINKKPKELDSVYKSRVVTRLLSLVMRGGEKATAKRLIYAALARLSPDTKEAATQFEQAVKLVMPKMEVRSRRVGGANYQVPMPLKHERSEALALRWMVTAARARKGKPFEEKFFLEIKDALNNTGAAIKKRDDVHRMAEANKAFAHFKF
- the rpsL gene encoding 30S ribosomal protein S12 is translated as MPTINQLVRKGRVTIKKRSKVKALKEVYNSRTRHLKVAPAPFKRGVCLAVKTMTPKKPNSALRKVARVRLSNNKEVTAYIPGEGHNLQEHSVVLVRGGRVKDLPGVRFTIIRGHYDLAGVEGRKRERSNYGTKRPKVK